A part of Kitasatospora acidiphila genomic DNA contains:
- a CDS encoding DUF4185 domain-containing protein codes for MTHSSGRNDATTGGNDATFGGNDATFGGNDATTGGPSRRKLLKIGLGVAVGAGAIGSGAPAAFAGGPNDPPGPTIATKVKNLSGPVETGPFASPWTDLGIPVRCPDGTMLFVCGDTFAGDQVGAGDWHAPVGLRSSSADVNNLRIDGSVGGGHAKSLVDEPHNPVGKKATTAIPSDAFVVDGVMYMHLMRGVIYDTHHTDFWRSTDNGETWEYLCQWPGDLHGGQFQQKTYAVADDGYCYVLSTVFNRDVESGMLLHRVRKESLGNPAAYEPWGYANGGWRWNAPAPTTVFGTRKWGEMCFRAMDGKYVLTWLNMNPLSIRAMVFPLPTSDLTTTLEQAMILPGNPGQEGANLVASPYGGFVIPGSTFGNFHIVVSQWYDPKNYRIMQYKINMLS; via the coding sequence ATGACACACTCATCGGGCCGGAACGACGCTACGACCGGCGGGAATGACGCGACGTTCGGCGGGAATGACGCGACGTTCGGCGGGAACGACGCGACGACCGGCGGGCCCTCGCGCCGCAAGCTCCTCAAGATCGGCCTCGGCGTCGCCGTGGGGGCTGGGGCCATCGGTTCGGGTGCCCCTGCGGCGTTCGCCGGCGGCCCGAACGACCCGCCCGGCCCGACGATCGCCACCAAGGTGAAGAACCTCAGCGGCCCGGTCGAGACCGGTCCGTTCGCCTCGCCGTGGACCGACCTCGGCATCCCCGTGCGGTGCCCGGACGGCACCATGCTCTTCGTCTGCGGCGACACCTTCGCCGGCGACCAGGTGGGCGCCGGCGACTGGCACGCCCCGGTCGGCCTGCGCTCCAGCAGCGCGGACGTGAACAACCTGCGCATCGACGGCAGCGTCGGCGGCGGCCACGCCAAGAGCCTCGTCGACGAACCGCACAACCCGGTCGGCAAAAAGGCCACGACGGCGATCCCGTCCGATGCGTTCGTGGTCGACGGCGTGATGTACATGCACCTCATGCGCGGCGTCATCTACGACACCCACCACACCGACTTCTGGCGCTCCACCGACAACGGTGAGACCTGGGAGTACCTGTGCCAGTGGCCGGGCGACCTGCACGGCGGCCAGTTCCAGCAGAAGACGTACGCCGTGGCCGACGACGGCTACTGCTACGTCCTGTCCACGGTCTTCAACCGCGACGTGGAGTCGGGCATGCTGCTGCACCGGGTACGGAAGGAGAGCCTCGGCAATCCGGCCGCCTACGAGCCGTGGGGCTACGCCAACGGCGGCTGGCGGTGGAACGCGCCCGCCCCGACGACGGTGTTCGGCACCCGCAAGTGGGGCGAGATGTGCTTCCGCGCGATGGACGGCAAGTACGTCCTCACCTGGCTGAACATGAACCCGCTGTCGATCAGGGCGATGGTCTTCCCCCTCCCGACCTCGGACCTGACCACGACGCTGGAGCAGGCCATGATCCTCCCCGGTAACCCGGGCCAGGAGGGCGCCAACCTCGTCGCCAGCCCGTACGGCGGCTTCGTCATCCCCGGCTCGACGTTCGGCAACTTCCACATCGTCGTCAGCCAGTGGTACGACCCGAAGAACTACCGGATCATGCAGTACAAGATCAACATGCTGTCCTAA
- a CDS encoding aldo/keto reductase gives MTTQDNARPAEASGTFALGGDLTVNRLGYGAMQLTGPGIWGDPKDPEEAVRVLRRAVELGVNLIDTADSYGPFVSEQLIRKALHPYTDGLVIATKAGLTRQGPDQWLPVGRPEYLRQQLELSLRNLGVERIDLHQLHRIDPQVPLAEQLGALTDLQRQGKIRHIGLSEVTVAQLTEARQYADIVSVQNLYNLADRSAEAVLEHAEAQGIAFIPWFPMATGELARPGGPLDAAAKQRGATPAQLALAWLLRRSPVLLPIPGTSSVAHVEENTAAALLTLTDAEFQALADAV, from the coding sequence ATGACAACTCAGGACAACGCCCGGCCCGCCGAGGCCTCCGGCACCTTCGCCCTCGGCGGCGACCTCACCGTCAACCGCCTCGGCTACGGCGCCATGCAGCTCACCGGCCCCGGCATCTGGGGCGACCCGAAGGACCCGGAGGAGGCGGTGCGGGTGCTGCGCCGCGCCGTCGAGCTGGGGGTGAACCTCATCGACACCGCCGACTCCTACGGCCCGTTCGTCAGCGAGCAGTTGATCCGCAAGGCGCTGCACCCCTACACCGACGGCCTGGTGATCGCCACCAAGGCCGGCCTGACCCGCCAAGGCCCGGACCAGTGGCTGCCCGTCGGCCGACCCGAATACCTGCGCCAGCAGCTGGAGCTGAGCCTGCGCAACCTCGGAGTCGAGCGGATCGACCTCCACCAGCTGCACCGGATCGACCCGCAGGTGCCGCTCGCGGAGCAACTCGGTGCGCTGACCGACCTGCAGCGGCAGGGCAAGATCCGCCACATCGGACTCTCCGAAGTCACCGTGGCGCAGCTGACCGAGGCCCGGCAGTACGCCGATATCGTCTCCGTGCAGAACCTCTACAACCTGGCCGACCGCTCCGCCGAAGCGGTGCTGGAACACGCCGAGGCCCAGGGCATCGCCTTCATCCCGTGGTTCCCCATGGCCACCGGCGAACTCGCCCGCCCCGGCGGCCCGTTGGACGCCGCCGCCAAGCAGCGCGGCGCCACCCCGGCGCAGCTGGCACTGGCCTGGCTGCTGCGCCGCTCCCCGGTGCTGCTGCCCATCCCCGGCACCTCCAGCGTCGCCCACGTCGAGGAGAACACCGCCGCCGCGCTGCTGACGCTGACCGACGCCGAGTTCCAGGCGCTCGCCGACGCCGTCTGA
- a CDS encoding cold-shock protein: MATGTVKWFNSEKGFGFIEQEGGGPDVFAHYSNISANGFRELFEGQKVEFDVTQGQKGPQAENITIVG; encoded by the coding sequence ATGGCTACCGGCACCGTGAAGTGGTTCAACAGCGAGAAGGGCTTCGGCTTCATCGAGCAGGAGGGTGGCGGCCCGGACGTGTTCGCCCACTACTCCAACATCAGCGCCAACGGCTTCCGCGAGCTGTTCGAGGGCCAGAAGGTCGAGTTCGACGTCACCCAGGGCCAGAAGGGCCCGCAGGCCGAGAACATCACCATCGTCGGCTGA
- a CDS encoding helix-turn-helix transcriptional regulator, which translates to MTIDQQRRQVRRDALADFLRSRRARLTPAEVGMAPGVRRRTPGLRREEIAVLAGVGVTWYTWLEQGREINPSPEVLGSLARTLRLDAAETDYLFRLAGNQPAPHPLSAPPELSAALVRLVQAQSPAPAFLMDADWTVRAWNPEAEALFDFSAWELEDRNLAWVAFAHRPGRARTVDWERHGRRTLAHLRSAYAERGGEATAGGRRMAALLARLREHFPEAAAWLDEHEVQDRKGAYKDMEHERLGPLRFDQIVLRAPDELQLVVLSPRDLATADRLPLLAATGAALGSPAAV; encoded by the coding sequence GTGACGATCGATCAGCAGCGGCGGCAGGTGCGCAGGGACGCGCTCGCCGACTTCTTGCGCAGCAGGCGGGCCCGGCTGACGCCGGCCGAGGTGGGGATGGCGCCCGGGGTGCGGCGCCGCACGCCGGGGCTGCGCCGGGAGGAGATCGCGGTACTCGCCGGGGTCGGGGTGACTTGGTACACCTGGCTGGAGCAGGGGCGCGAGATCAACCCCTCCCCCGAGGTGCTCGGCAGCCTGGCCCGCACCCTGCGGCTCGACGCCGCCGAGACCGACTACCTGTTCCGGCTGGCCGGCAACCAGCCCGCCCCGCACCCGCTTTCAGCCCCGCCCGAGCTGTCGGCCGCACTGGTCCGGCTGGTGCAGGCGCAGTCCCCGGCCCCGGCGTTCCTGATGGACGCGGACTGGACGGTGCGCGCCTGGAACCCGGAAGCCGAGGCGCTGTTCGACTTCTCCGCCTGGGAGTTGGAGGACCGCAACCTCGCCTGGGTGGCGTTCGCGCACCGGCCGGGCCGGGCCCGCACGGTGGACTGGGAGCGGCACGGCCGCCGGACGCTGGCCCATCTGCGGTCCGCCTACGCGGAGCGCGGCGGCGAGGCCACGGCGGGCGGCCGGCGGATGGCCGCGCTGCTGGCGCGGCTGCGGGAGCACTTCCCGGAGGCCGCCGCCTGGTTGGACGAGCACGAGGTGCAGGACCGCAAGGGCGCCTACAAGGACATGGAGCACGAGCGCCTCGGCCCGCTGCGCTTCGACCAGATCGTGCTGCGGGCCCCGGACGAGCTGCAGTTGGTGGTGCTGTCGCCGCGTGACCTGGCGACGGCGGACCGCCTCCCGCTGCTGGCCGCCACGGGGGCCGCGCTGGGCTCCCCGGCCGCCGTCTGA
- a CDS encoding MMPL family transporter, protein MFHRIGQFVVKRAWWVIAAWVVAAIAIIATAPQLTSSNDESDFLPKSSESIQAANLQQQAFPAAFTPSALLLFERTDGGQLTDQDKQAINKVTDGLTADNIPYLKTVTPVSARAVSKDGKFGLSQVAFDKNTPQAKYIDTATKVRDGARSLANGSDVKVLFGGQAGQNLDQQDSSNTANTLIFLGSFVLIVAILAIIFRSVIISVLPLLVIMAVIMPTAKALISDAVKLFGLKANDTMSAILIVVLLGVGTDYFLFLMFRYRERLRAGEPRKEAMVNAIGRVGEAIASAAGAVTVAFAVLIISSLGMFKAIGPALAIAVVTTAIASLTLVPAVFSVIPERALFWPGKKWMHEKDGARFAALGRVTQRRPGMVALVSGGILVALTLAGLGYKGTFDLASGSMPKNKESMVVQNSLMTAYSAGAADPSQVYVTSTNGSPLDASQFPAYAQALAKVKGVADVSPQPQVSGDKLTADFTVTLTDDPTSNKALDTMDGLRHTAHSAAPAGTKALAGGMTAVEADINSAMDHDYKTVFPIAALLIMIILGLLLRSAVAPWYLMASVGLGFGATLGATSLVFQHMAHQSGIMFMLPMFIYLFVVAIGTDYNILMIARLREEAREGRDARTAAYEAVKHGGPTVGSAGAILAASFATFMLAGNVLFSEIGFSLAFGIIVSAFVMAMFFTPSLTALLGRAAWWPGHQEPTPVAPGEWTERDEMVPARYRTPQ, encoded by the coding sequence ACTTCCTGCCGAAGAGCTCCGAGTCGATCCAGGCGGCGAACCTGCAGCAGCAGGCCTTCCCGGCCGCGTTCACGCCCAGCGCCCTGCTGCTCTTCGAGCGCACCGACGGCGGCCAGCTGACCGACCAGGACAAGCAGGCGATCAACAAGGTCACCGACGGCCTGACGGCGGACAACATCCCGTACCTCAAGACCGTCACGCCGGTCTCCGCGAGGGCCGTCTCCAAGGACGGCAAGTTCGGGCTGTCCCAGGTGGCCTTCGACAAGAACACGCCGCAGGCGAAGTACATCGACACCGCCACCAAGGTGCGGGACGGGGCCAGGTCGCTCGCCAACGGCAGTGATGTGAAGGTGCTGTTCGGCGGTCAGGCCGGTCAGAACCTGGACCAGCAGGACTCCTCCAACACCGCCAACACGCTGATCTTCCTCGGCAGCTTCGTGCTGATCGTGGCCATCCTGGCGATCATCTTCCGCAGCGTGATCATCTCGGTGCTGCCGCTGCTGGTCATCATGGCCGTGATCATGCCGACCGCCAAGGCGCTGATCTCCGACGCCGTCAAGCTCTTCGGGCTCAAGGCGAACGACACCATGTCCGCGATCCTGATCGTGGTGCTGCTCGGCGTCGGTACGGACTACTTCCTCTTCCTGATGTTCCGCTACCGCGAGCGGCTGCGAGCCGGGGAGCCGCGCAAGGAGGCCATGGTCAACGCGATCGGCCGGGTCGGCGAGGCCATCGCGTCCGCCGCAGGTGCGGTCACCGTCGCCTTCGCCGTCCTCATCATCTCCAGCCTCGGCATGTTCAAGGCGATCGGCCCGGCGCTGGCCATCGCGGTGGTCACCACCGCCATCGCCTCGCTCACCCTGGTGCCCGCGGTCTTCTCGGTGATCCCGGAGCGAGCGCTGTTCTGGCCCGGCAAGAAGTGGATGCACGAGAAGGACGGGGCCCGCTTCGCCGCCCTCGGTCGCGTCACCCAGCGCCGCCCCGGCATGGTCGCCCTGGTCTCCGGCGGCATCCTGGTCGCGCTCACGCTGGCCGGGCTCGGCTACAAGGGCACCTTCGACCTGGCCTCCGGCTCGATGCCGAAGAACAAGGAGTCGATGGTCGTCCAGAACAGCCTGATGACCGCCTACTCGGCCGGTGCCGCCGATCCGTCGCAGGTGTACGTGACCTCGACCAACGGCTCCCCGCTCGACGCGAGCCAGTTCCCGGCCTACGCCCAGGCGCTGGCCAAGGTCAAGGGCGTCGCCGACGTCTCGCCGCAGCCGCAGGTCAGCGGGGACAAGCTGACCGCCGACTTCACGGTCACGCTCACCGACGACCCGACCTCCAACAAGGCGCTGGACACCATGGACGGCCTGCGCCACACCGCGCACTCGGCCGCCCCGGCCGGCACCAAGGCCCTGGCCGGCGGCATGACCGCGGTCGAGGCGGACATCAACTCGGCGATGGACCACGACTACAAGACGGTCTTCCCGATCGCCGCGCTGCTGATCATGATCATCCTCGGCCTGCTGCTGCGCAGCGCCGTGGCCCCGTGGTACCTGATGGCTTCGGTCGGCCTGGGCTTCGGTGCCACCCTCGGTGCCACCAGCCTGGTCTTCCAGCACATGGCCCACCAGTCCGGCATCATGTTCATGCTGCCGATGTTCATCTACCTGTTCGTGGTCGCGATCGGCACCGACTACAACATCCTGATGATCGCCCGACTGCGGGAGGAAGCCCGCGAGGGTCGCGACGCGCGCACGGCGGCGTACGAAGCGGTCAAGCACGGCGGCCCGACCGTCGGCTCGGCCGGCGCCATCCTGGCGGCTTCCTTCGCCACCTTCATGCTGGCCGGCAACGTGCTGTTCAGCGAGATCGGCTTCTCGCTGGCCTTCGGCATCATCGTCTCGGCCTTCGTGATGGCGATGTTCTTCACCCCATCGCTCACTGCGCTGCTCGGCCGCGCCGCCTGGTGGCCCGGCCACCAGGAGCCGACGCCGGTCGCGCCGGGCGAGTGGACCGAGCGGGACGAGATGGTCCCGGCCCGCTACCGCACCCCGCAGTAG
- a CDS encoding rhomboid family intramembrane serine protease — MAETDIRSAEAAMIAEARKAFFVVFGLLALVWVVQLANWSEGNAMARQLGIRPLEIDSLGKIFTAPLLHFGWDHLEANSGPLFVFAFLAAYRGVARFLALTALLAVTSGLTVWIFQNPQTDTVGASGLVFGYFAYVVLRGIFDRHLIDSLIGLVMAASFAYLVFGALPSAPGGVSWLGHLGGLIGGCLGAWLLRDRRTSATAGPAAATGPAARPSPATSERSALLKELDDLGL; from the coding sequence ATGGCCGAGACCGACATCCGTAGCGCCGAGGCGGCGATGATCGCGGAGGCGCGCAAGGCGTTCTTCGTGGTGTTCGGGCTACTCGCGCTGGTCTGGGTGGTGCAGTTGGCCAACTGGTCGGAAGGCAACGCCATGGCCCGGCAACTCGGCATCCGCCCGCTGGAGATCGACTCGCTCGGGAAGATCTTCACCGCCCCGCTGCTGCACTTCGGATGGGACCACCTGGAGGCCAACTCCGGCCCGCTGTTCGTCTTCGCCTTCCTGGCCGCCTACCGCGGGGTGGCCCGGTTCCTGGCGCTCACCGCGCTGCTCGCGGTGACCAGCGGCCTGACGGTGTGGATCTTCCAGAACCCGCAGACCGACACGGTGGGCGCAAGCGGGCTGGTCTTCGGCTACTTCGCCTACGTGGTGCTGCGCGGGATCTTCGACCGGCACCTGATCGACAGCCTGATCGGGCTGGTGATGGCGGCCAGCTTCGCCTACCTGGTGTTCGGCGCACTGCCCAGCGCCCCGGGCGGGGTGAGCTGGCTGGGCCACCTGGGCGGGCTGATCGGCGGCTGCCTGGGCGCCTGGCTGCTGCGCGACCGCCGCACGAGTGCCACCGCCGGCCCCGCTGCGGCAACTGGGCCCGCCGCCCGACCTTCGCCCGCCACCTCCGAGCGCTCGGCGCTGCTCAAGGAACTCGACGACCTGGGCCTCTAG
- a CDS encoding MarR family winged helix-turn-helix transcriptional regulator, which translates to MTTTAPTTVNGRVIALAHNAARALLEGVLTRHGATFHQSVTLRVVVVAGGSIGRDELVADVTGSLKTDESVVLGVIAELAAAKLLEVDPAQESRLQLTDAGRELYERTTAETAEITARLYDGIPAEDLAVAGRVLTLITERANAEPAGA; encoded by the coding sequence ATGACCACCACCGCACCCACCACGGTCAACGGCCGGGTCATCGCCCTGGCCCACAACGCCGCGCGAGCCCTCCTGGAGGGCGTGCTGACCCGCCACGGCGCGACCTTCCACCAGAGCGTGACGTTGCGCGTCGTCGTGGTCGCGGGCGGGTCCATCGGCCGCGATGAGCTCGTCGCCGATGTCACCGGCTCGCTGAAGACGGACGAGTCCGTCGTGCTCGGCGTCATCGCGGAGCTGGCAGCCGCGAAGCTGCTGGAAGTGGACCCGGCGCAGGAATCCCGGCTGCAACTCACGGACGCCGGGCGGGAGCTGTACGAGCGCACCACCGCCGAGACCGCCGAGATCACCGCCCGGCTGTACGACGGCATTCCGGCCGAGGACTTGGCCGTCGCCGGCCGCGTGCTGACCCTGATCACCGAGCGCGCGAACGCCGAGCCGGCCGGCGCCTGA
- a CDS encoding SMP-30/gluconolactonase/LRE family protein — MTKNVVRAALAATLAVTGLLATAGSAAAAGTATAAAPASVTTASATVGQYAAVISGHGDALHPESASWDPIHRQFVVSSIHQGVVSRVGADGTARPLVTDPRLVSALGVKVDAAHGRVLVCNADPAGLSVRSTAQTPGHVAGLGSYDLTTGRPLWYVDLAAVAGDGGRHLANDVVSDADGTAYVTDSFAPIVYRVTADGHASVLLRDDRIGAGPGQFGLNGIVLRGGRLFLGNYATGAVWELPLHRPQALRLLVADPRLAGLDGLAAGPDGSLVGVTNRIGVDSSGTVVTVRPGADRGPATVTARPSADPAPTAVTRGRAVRCGCCRGGWTSCSGAGCRTRSRCGGCDDGVARRGTGPFRK, encoded by the coding sequence ATGACGAAGAACGTTGTACGCGCCGCGCTGGCCGCCACCCTGGCGGTCACCGGCCTGCTGGCCACCGCGGGGAGCGCCGCCGCCGCGGGGACCGCTACTGCTGCGGCGCCGGCCTCCGTGACGACGGCCTCTGCAACGGTCGGTCAGTACGCCGCAGTGATCAGCGGGCACGGCGACGCGCTGCACCCGGAGAGCGCGAGTTGGGACCCGATCCACCGCCAGTTCGTCGTCAGCTCGATCCACCAGGGCGTGGTGAGCAGGGTCGGAGCGGACGGCACCGCCCGGCCGCTGGTGACCGACCCGCGGCTGGTCTCGGCCCTCGGCGTCAAGGTGGATGCGGCACACGGCCGGGTGCTGGTCTGCAACGCCGACCCGGCGGGCCTGTCGGTGCGCAGCACCGCGCAGACTCCGGGGCACGTCGCGGGGCTGGGCAGCTACGACCTGACCACCGGGCGGCCGCTCTGGTACGTCGACCTGGCCGCGGTCGCCGGTGACGGCGGCCGGCACCTGGCCAACGACGTCGTCTCCGACGCCGACGGCACCGCCTATGTGACCGACTCCTTCGCGCCGATCGTCTACCGGGTCACGGCGGACGGGCACGCATCCGTGCTGCTGCGGGACGACCGGATCGGCGCCGGGCCCGGCCAGTTCGGTCTGAACGGGATCGTGCTGCGCGGTGGGCGGCTCTTCCTGGGCAACTACGCGACCGGCGCCGTCTGGGAGTTGCCGCTGCACCGTCCGCAGGCGCTCCGGCTGCTGGTCGCGGACCCGCGCCTGGCCGGCCTGGACGGGCTGGCGGCCGGGCCGGACGGCAGCCTGGTCGGCGTGACCAACCGGATCGGGGTGGATTCCTCGGGCACGGTGGTGACGGTCCGTCCTGGTGCCGACCGCGGGCCCGCCACGGTCACCGCCCGCCCGTCGGCCGACCCGGCGCCGACCGCCGTCACCCGGGGCCGGGCGGTGCGCTGTGGGTGCTGTCGGGGCGGATGGACATCCTGTTCGGGGGCGGGGTGTCGGACGCGTTCACGCTGCGGCGGGTGTGACGACGGGGTGGCTCGGCGGGGGACCGGGCCGTTCCGAAAATAG
- a CDS encoding DEAD/DEAH box helicase: MTDQARPATGRRPRSRQAQAPRSGQATRNPGQGRPRNSGTAARTRPVPAAADFTTVTGTPARPPAASFAELDMPKGLLSALTREGVTEPFPIQSATLPDSLAGRDVLGRGRTGSGKTLAFGLSLLARIAGERADARRPLAMVLVPTRELAQQVTDALTPYATAVNVRIATVVGGMSITRQANALRRGAELLVATPGRLDDLIARQDVRLDEVRITVLDEADQMADMGFLPQVSKLLEQVAEGGQRMLFSATLDKNIDRLVQRFLTDPVVHSVDPSAGAVTTMDHHVLQLEPADKASATAHIASRDGRVIMFVHTKHGADRLAKQLLANGVRAAALHGGKSQPQRNRTLEQFRDGRVNALIATNVAARGIHIDGLDLVVNVDPPIDHKDYLHRGGRTARAGESGTVVTLVLPEQRRDVSKLMTVAGIRPTTTKVRPGDAELARITGARTPSGVAVTIAPAVAPEAAASAPKAGGSAGNSGNRRRSGARSKLPTDVDINGNAKQRRPKQRLGGTASTPSTGGGGRRMASGFIGKASGSPAPGSGSKSGSNYGTGRQRRKAN, from the coding sequence ATGACCGATCAGGCACGCCCGGCCACCGGCCGTCGGCCCCGCAGCCGACAGGCGCAGGCGCCCCGCAGCGGCCAGGCCACCCGTAACCCGGGCCAGGGCCGCCCCCGCAACTCCGGCACCGCCGCCCGCACCCGCCCGGTGCCCGCCGCCGCCGACTTCACCACCGTGACCGGCACCCCGGCCCGCCCGCCGGCGGCCAGCTTCGCCGAGCTCGACATGCCCAAGGGCCTGCTGTCCGCGCTCACCCGGGAGGGCGTCACCGAGCCCTTCCCGATCCAGTCCGCGACCCTGCCCGACTCGCTGGCCGGCCGCGACGTGCTCGGCCGCGGCCGCACCGGCTCCGGCAAGACCCTGGCCTTCGGCCTGTCGCTGCTGGCCCGGATCGCCGGCGAGCGGGCCGACGCCCGCCGCCCGCTCGCCATGGTGCTGGTCCCCACCCGCGAGCTGGCCCAGCAGGTCACCGACGCGCTCACCCCCTACGCCACCGCCGTCAACGTGCGGATCGCCACCGTGGTCGGCGGCATGTCGATCACCCGGCAGGCCAACGCGCTGCGCCGCGGCGCCGAGCTGCTGGTCGCCACCCCGGGCCGGCTGGACGACCTGATCGCCCGCCAGGACGTGCGCCTCGACGAGGTGCGGATCACCGTGCTCGACGAGGCCGACCAGATGGCCGACATGGGCTTCCTGCCGCAGGTCAGCAAGCTGCTGGAGCAGGTCGCCGAGGGTGGCCAGCGGATGCTCTTCTCCGCCACCCTGGACAAGAACATCGACCGGCTGGTGCAGCGCTTCCTGACCGACCCGGTGGTGCACTCGGTCGACCCGTCGGCCGGCGCGGTGACCACCATGGACCACCACGTGCTGCAGCTGGAGCCGGCCGACAAGGCCTCCGCCACCGCGCACATCGCCTCCCGGGACGGCCGGGTGATCATGTTCGTGCACACCAAGCACGGCGCCGACCGCCTCGCCAAGCAGCTGCTGGCCAACGGCGTCCGGGCGGCCGCGCTGCACGGCGGCAAGTCCCAGCCGCAGCGCAACCGCACCCTGGAGCAGTTCCGCGACGGCCGGGTCAACGCCCTGATCGCCACCAACGTCGCCGCCCGCGGCATCCACATCGACGGCCTGGACCTGGTGGTCAACGTCGACCCGCCGATCGACCACAAGGACTACCTGCACCGCGGCGGCCGCACCGCCCGGGCCGGCGAGTCCGGCACCGTGGTCACCCTGGTGCTGCCCGAACAGCGGCGCGACGTCTCCAAGTTGATGACCGTCGCGGGCATCCGGCCGACCACCACCAAGGTCCGCCCGGGCGATGCCGAGCTGGCCCGGATCACCGGCGCGCGCACGCCCAGCGGGGTCGCGGTCACCATCGCCCCGGCGGTGGCGCCGGAGGCGGCCGCATCCGCGCCCAAGGCGGGCGGCAGCGCCGGCAACAGCGGCAACCGCCGCCGCTCCGGCGCGCGCAGCAAGCTCCCCACCGATGTGGACATCAACGGCAACGCCAAGCAGCGGCGCCCCAAGCAGCGCCTCGGGGGCACCGCGAGCACCCCGAGCACCGGTGGCGGCGGTCGCCGGATGGCGTCCGGCTTCATCGGCAAGGCCAGCGGGTCGCCGGCGCCGGGCAGCGGCTCGAAGAGCGGCTCCAACTACGGCACCGGGCGGCAGCGCCGCAAGGCGAACTGA
- a CDS encoding MarR family winged helix-turn-helix transcriptional regulator — MSTAAERATAGFLVWRLSMKWRVAVDRAVAPLGLTHAQYALLGSLYGMSRAGLQPSQRRLADHTGLEPLYVSKLARALEAAGLVARTRDPNDPRAMRLALTEQGRDVTRRAITVVQGLLDQLLAPLGGQDGPRARQFTHELAALLDAPLDAPLDAPLDPHTENDEEQS, encoded by the coding sequence GTGAGTACAGCAGCTGAGCGCGCCACGGCGGGGTTCCTGGTGTGGCGCCTGTCGATGAAGTGGCGGGTGGCCGTCGACCGGGCGGTCGCACCCCTGGGCCTGACCCATGCGCAGTACGCGCTGCTGGGGTCGCTGTACGGCATGTCGCGCGCCGGGCTGCAGCCCAGCCAGCGCCGGCTCGCCGACCACACCGGGCTCGAACCGCTGTACGTCTCCAAGCTCGCCCGCGCCCTGGAGGCCGCCGGACTCGTCGCCCGCACCCGGGATCCGAACGACCCGCGCGCCATGCGGCTGGCACTCACCGAGCAAGGGCGCGACGTCACCCGCCGCGCCATCACGGTGGTCCAGGGGCTCCTGGACCAGCTGCTGGCGCCGCTCGGGGGACAGGACGGCCCGCGCGCCCGGCAGTTCACCCACGAGCTGGCGGCCCTGCTCGACGCACCCCTTGATGCACCTCTTGATGCACCTCTTGATCCACACACCGAGAACGACGAGGAGCAGTCATGA
- a CDS encoding DUF1990 family protein has translation MPSNALRRRYLSACAAAPSYPEVGATGSAALPPGYAWLRRRIHLGRGAAVLDRAGAYVLGWGAQLGSGFAVYPPPARIAAGGTVLLRIGLPGLRLPRLVIPCRVVWTVEEPDRIGFAYGTLPGHPECGEESFVVSMDAAGDVWFEVAAFSRLAAWYARLGRPVAAVLQHLAIERYLRVVARAAAAA, from the coding sequence GTGCCATCGAACGCCCTGCGCCGCCGCTACCTGTCCGCTTGCGCCGCCGCGCCCAGCTACCCGGAGGTCGGCGCCACCGGGTCGGCCGCGCTGCCGCCCGGCTACGCGTGGTTGCGCCGCCGGATCCACCTCGGCCGCGGCGCCGCGGTGCTGGACCGCGCCGGTGCCTATGTACTGGGCTGGGGAGCCCAGTTGGGCTCGGGCTTCGCGGTCTACCCGCCGCCCGCGCGGATCGCGGCCGGCGGCACCGTACTGCTGCGGATCGGTCTGCCCGGGCTGCGGCTGCCCCGGCTGGTGATTCCGTGCCGGGTGGTCTGGACCGTCGAGGAGCCCGACCGGATCGGCTTCGCCTACGGCACGCTGCCCGGGCACCCGGAGTGCGGCGAGGAGTCGTTCGTGGTGAGCATGGACGCGGCCGGCGACGTGTGGTTCGAGGTGGCCGCGTTCTCCCGGCTGGCGGCCTGGTACGCGCGGCTCGGTCGACCGGTGGCGGCCGTGCTGCAGCACCTGGCGATCGAACGCTACTTGCGGGTGGTGGCCCGCGCGGCCGCCGCGGCCTGA